A window from Streptomyces subrutilus encodes these proteins:
- a CDS encoding GNAT family N-acetyltransferase, whose protein sequence is MGKPRTLWCGAFLRSGRPRGGWCGSSSPKGPMGPRGTWSGCSVRDGYRGAGVADGLCRAALEWAWSLEEPVLERVRLFVHRDNPRAAAFYRRFGFVATGAVPAVPAEPSATELEYAYGRP, encoded by the coding sequence GTGGGAAAGCCCCGCACCTTATGGTGCGGGGCTTTTCTGCGTTCCGGGCGTCCCAGGGGCGGGTGGTGCGGCAGTTCGTCGCCGAAGGGCCCGATGGGACCCCGGGGCACATGGTCGGGGTGTTCGGTGCGGGACGGGTATCGCGGGGCGGGTGTGGCCGACGGGTTGTGCCGGGCGGCGCTGGAGTGGGCCTGGTCGCTGGAGGAGCCGGTGCTGGAGCGCGTACGGCTCTTCGTGCACCGGGACAATCCGAGGGCCGCGGCGTTCTACCGGCGGTTCGGGTTCGTGGCCACGGGCGCCGTGCCGGCCGTGCCGGCGGAGCCGTCCGCCACGGAGCTGGAGTACGCCTACGGGCGTCCCTAG